The Bacteroidales bacterium sequence CAAGTATTTTTAATTTCAACCTGTAATTTTGTATCATTGCTTCAATAACTTCATCATTAGCAACATTATCTTTTAAATCATTCTTTAATTCATTATAAATACTATCTAATTCTAAAATATCATAATTTAATTCTTTTTCAGCTTCAGGGTCGTTTATCATTAATTTTTTAACTTCTTTCATTCTAACAGAAACCTGATGGGCGTAGTAAGCTTCAGTTTCAGTAAGTTCGCTTTTTAAATTCACATCATAATTTTCAATATTATCGCTTATATTATCATTTATATTATAACGGTATTCCTGCATAAAAAAGGCAGAAAAAAATATTATAACAACAGCAGCAGCTTTCCAAATAATACTTGTCCAGTTTATATTTTTATCTTTCAATTTTATTTTATTCCAAACATCAGGTGCTGGTTCATAAATATTAAAATGTTCTTTATTTTCTAAAATAAATTTCTCAAGTTTATCGTTCATGACATTTGTGTTTTTAGAATTTGTTTTATCTTATTTTTGGCACGCATATATTGTGTTTTTGATGTTGATTCTGATACTCCAAGAATTTCAGAAATTTCAGAATGGTCATAGCCTTCAAGTAAGTACAATGAAAAAACAACCCTATAACCTTCCGGTAATTGTTCAATCGCATTTTGTACGTTTTTTATAGTTAATTTATCTTCATATCCTTTAGTTTCTTCTTCGACATAATCAAAATGATTTATATTCTCGTAAAGTACCAATTCTGCCTTTTTCCTTTTAAGTTCATT is a genomic window containing:
- a CDS encoding RNA polymerase sigma factor: MSLTVKQTNKLAEVYSDIHKEIIEKSKIGNKKAQYQLYQLYSKAMFNICYRMMNNREEAEDILQEAFSETFHRLNSFRFESSFGAWLKRIVVNKCINELKRKKAELVLYENINHFDYVEEETKGYEDKLTIKNVQNAIEQLPEGYRVVFSLYLLEGYDHSEISEILGVSESTSKTQYMRAKNKIKQILKTQMS